One part of the Ornithodoros turicata isolate Travis chromosome 2, ASM3712646v1, whole genome shotgun sequence genome encodes these proteins:
- the LOC135386369 gene encoding neurexin-4-like isoform X1, protein MTVVLYIPLLTVLLRGLGVTADCYQPLLQDAKLSASSTLSRDRDAEKARINSGSAWTAQSSDFDQYLMVDLRSKKTIYAIHTMGKQYSSEFVQEFRLFYGDGGGDFTEYKDKEGNTKLFDGNRNGDTEVVNTFDTPIIAQFIRINPSRWRDRISLRLELYGCDYVAEALNFDGQAYVAMELRWRPITSVEDSIRFRFRTNHADGVLLYSRGAQRDFIVLQLIRDRLMLTIDLGGEGIVTNVTCGSLLDDNLWHDVSIWRKRQELTFTVDRVVVHRHIRGDSFQLDLNRELYIGGLPNFNQVGVAVVANFTGCIENLYLNDTDIIGWVKRDEIAHTFNKVGHVLYSCQFEQVIPVTFVTPDSVMKVNGYMQRQMNCSLDFRTFSLRGLLLYNKFSVDGYVKLFLDDGILKIEVEGKDTPVVTISPFDERLNDGRWHQTTLVLQKNRIELHVDGHPSITTRLFSLETGSEYLVGGGVQGMRGFIGCMRFLYIEGHYINVLNVPPDRYEGNIVFDACQMVDRCTPNPCEHGGSCGQTATEFFCNCAGTGYTGAVCHLSRHPLACEEYRMQNPKESTASIMVDVDGSGPLAPFPVECIFYPNNRTETLVHHQNEHATDVKGFRDPGSFIRDVVYNAPLEQMVQLVNRSSSCRQRLIYECFNARLFDAGIQDIGTDKFTPYGWWVSRSNQRMDYWGGSIPGSRKCRCGLYGTCKDTNRWCNCDAGLEEWLSDGGELTNRDYLPVRQLRFGDTGSIADSKRARYTLGALQCEGDSLFDHVVTFRYADATMDIYDYDLRHTGDIYFQFKTTIENGVLVHARGPADHIKVLLSGGDQIQLSYKTASGPHGVSVETSYKLNNNEWHIVHIERNKKEARILVDGAQSANVREKPGRAHALNLTSPLVIGATVDYKEGFVGCLRGLMVNGKVVDLLSAVRQGLYGISEGCVGKCASAPCLNGGFCMEGYSDYTCDCQWTPFKGPICADEIGVNLRSDYYVRYDFETTLSTLEEYIRVGFTTTEHHGMIFGVSSRTGEYLNLMMSTSGHLRLVFDFGFERQEITVKNENFALGQIHDIQIKRSHNGERLTIFVDNYEPQVHTFNIRGKADAQFNELKSIYVGRNETMGTGEGFVGCISRVQFDDHMPLRRYFQESRRANVFAHPEGQVREDTCGIEPVTYPPPSVETRPPPTLPYGMYRQPRYSSYATDSAILGGVLAALLAALVIMAIIIGRYVSRHKGEYLTHEDMGAKDATDADTAVVHGVRGHDVQKKKEWFI, encoded by the exons TTATTTGATGGAAATCGTAATGGCGACACGGAAGTGGTCAACACGTTCGACACTCCCATCATCGCCCAGTTCATCCGCATCAACCCATCACGGTGGAGAGACCGCATTTCGTTGCGCCTCGAGCTCTATGGATGTGACTACG TGGCGGAGGCACTCAACTTTGATGGCCAGGCCTACGTCGCGATGGAACTGCGCTGGCGGCCAATCACATCCGTAGAAGACAGCATCCGCTTCCGCTTCCGAACGAACCATGCTGATGGAGTGCTGCTGTACAGCAGGGGTGCACAACGGGACTTTATCGTGCTCCAGCTGATACGGGACCGTTTGATGCTCACCATCGACCTGG GAGGAGAAGGCATAGTGACAAACGTCACCTGCGGAAGCCTCCTGGACGACAACCTGTGGCACGATGTCAGCATCTGGAGGAAGCGTCAGGAACTGACCTTCACGGTGGACCGTGTCGTGGTCCATCGCCACATCCGAGGAGATTCATTCCAGTTGGACTTGAACAGAGAG CTTTATATCGGAGGCCTTCCAAACTTCAACCAAGTGGGCGTAGCGGTCGTTGCCAACTTTACGGGCTGCATCGAGAACCTGTACCTGAACGACACGGACATCATCGGCTGGGTGAAACGGGACGAAATAGCGCACACCTTCAACAAAGTGGGACATGTGCTGTACAGCTGTCAG TTTGAACAAGTGATTCCCGTGACATTTGTGACACCTGACTCAGTAATGAAGGTGAATGGCTACATGCAACGCCAGATGAACTGCAGTCTCGATTTCCGAACCTTCAGCCTCAGGGGGCTCCTACTCTACAACAAGTTTTCTGTTGATGGATATGTTAAG CTGTTCTTGGACGATGGAATACTTAAGATCGAAGTCGAGGGCAAGGACACTCCCGTTGTTACAATAAGTCCTTTTGATG AGCGCCTGAATGATGGCCGGTGGCACCAGACGACGCTCGTGCTCCAGAAGAACCGGATTGAGCTCCACGTCGACGGCCATCCCAGCATCACCACCAGGTTGTTCTCGCTCGAGACTGGCAGCGAATACCTCGTAGGAG GTGGTGTGCAAGGAATGCGGGGATTTATTGGTTGCATGAGATTCCTGTACATCGAGGGTCACTACATTAACGTTCTCAATGTTCCACCGGACCGATATGAGGGCAACATCGTCTTCGACGCGTGCCAAATGGTTGATAG GTGTACGCCAAACCCTTGCGAGCACGGAGGGAGCTGCGGACAGACTGCCACGGAATTCTTCTGCAACTGCGCAGGCACCGGTTACACCGGAGCAGTGTGCCATCTGT CCAGACACCCGTTGGCGTGCGAAGAATACAGGATGCAGAACCCCAAGGAATCCACTGCCAGCATCATGGTTGACGTGGATGGGAGCGGACCTCTGGCACCTTTTCCTGTCGAGTGCATTTTCTATC CAAACAACCGCACAGAGACTCTGGTGCATCACCAGAATGAGCATGCCACGGATGTGAAGGGATTCCGTGACCCAGGCAGTTTCATCAGGGACGTTGTGTACAATGCCCCGCTGGAGCAGATGGTCCAGTTGGTGAATCGCTCCAGCTCCTGCCGGCAGCGGCTCATCTACGAATGTTTCAACGCCCGGCTCTTCGACGCAGGCA TCCAAGACATAGGAACGGACAAGTTCACCCCGTATGGCTGGTGGGTCAGTCGTAGTAACCAGCGGATGGACTACTGGGGCGGGTCCATCCCGGGTTCGCGCAAGTGTCGCTGCGGCCTCTACGGGACGTGCAAGGACACGAATCGTTGGTGCAACTGCGACGCAGGCCTGGAAGAGTGGCTCAGCGATGGAGGGGAACTCACTAATCGAGACTACCTCCCCGTGCGGCAACTACGCTTCGGGGACACTGGCTCTATAGCAGATTCCAAGCGGGCTCGTTACACCCTCGGAGCATTGCAGTGCGAGGGTGACT CACTTTTTGACCATGTGGTGACATTTCGTTATGCGGATGCCACAATGGACATCTACGACTATGACCTGCGGCACACGGGAGACATCTACTTCCAGTTCAAGACCACCATTGAGAACGGCGTTCTGGTACACGCCCGGGGGCCTGCAGACCACATCAAAGTTTTGCTTAGTG GGGGAGACCAAATCCAGTTGTCGTACAAGACGGCAAGCGGTCCACACGGAGTGAGCGTGGAAACGTCTTACAAGCTCAACAACAACGAATGGCACATTGTGCACATCGAACGCAACAAGAAGGAGGCCCGCATCCTGGTAGACGGTGCACAAAGCGCCAACGTGCGAGAGAAACCTGGCAGGGCGCACGCCCTCAACCTCACCAGCCCTTTGGTCATTG GAGCAACTGTAGACTACAAGGAGGGCTTTGTGGGCTGCTTGCGAGGACTTATGGTCAATGGGAAAGTAGTAGACCTCCTCAGCGCCGTCCGTCAGGGCCTCTATGGCATCTCGGAAGGGTGTGTGGGCAAGTGCGCCAGCGCCCCCTGCCTCAATGGAGGCTTCTGTATGGAGGGCTACTCGGATTACACGTGCGACTGCCAGTGGACTCCTTTCAAGGGACCCATCTGTGCTGatg AAATTGGAGTGAATCTCCGTTCGGACTACTACGTCCGATATGACTTTGAAACCACCCTCTCAACGCTGGAAGAGTACATCCGGGTGGGCTTCACCACAACCGAACATCACGGCATGATCTTTGGCGTGTCCTCCAGGACTGGTGAATACCTCAACCTCATGATGTCTACCAGCG GTCACCTGAGGTTGGTGTTTGACTTTGGCTTCGAGAGGCAGGAGATAACGGTCAAGAATGAGAACTTTGCTCTTGGCCAGATCCATGACATACAGATCAAGCGATCTCACAATGGAGAACGACTCACCATTTTT GTGGATAACTATGAACCGCAAGTGCATACCTTCAACATCAGGGGAAAAGCAGATGCTCAGTTTAATGAACTAAAAAGCATCTACGTTGGACGAAATG AAACGATGGGCACGGGCGAAGGCTTTGTGGGCTGCATTTCCCGGGTGCAGTTCGACGACCACATGCCCTTGCGGAGGTACTTCCAAGAGAGTCGGAGGGCCAACGTGTTCGCCCATCCGGAGGGCCAAGTCCGGGAGGACACGTGCGGGATTGAGCCCGTCACGTACCCTCCCCCTTCTGTGGAGACACGGCCACCACCCACGCTGCCCTATGGGATGTACAGACAGCCGAGATATTCGTCCTACGCTACAGACTCTGCCATTCTGGGTG GTGTGCTCGCAGCACTGTTGGCCGCGCTTGTCATCATGGCCATCATCATTGGGCGCTACGTATCCCGTCACAAAGGAGAGTACCTGACGCACGAAGATATGGGAGCCAAGGACGCAACAGACGCGGACACGGCGGTCGTCCACGGTGTCCGCGGACACGATGTGCAGAAGAAGAAGGAGTGGTTCATCTGA
- the LOC135386369 gene encoding neurexin-4-like isoform X2: MTVVLYIPLLTVLLRGLGVTADCYQPLLQDAKLSASSTLSRDRDAEKARINSQAAWTARWHNFNQHLTVQLSQLTRVKAIGTKGRAHSAEFVTEYQIEYSEDGEGWNFYKASDGLPKLFDGNRNGDTEVVNTFDTPIIAQFIRINPSRWRDRISLRLELYGCDYVAEALNFDGQAYVAMELRWRPITSVEDSIRFRFRTNHADGVLLYSRGAQRDFIVLQLIRDRLMLTIDLGGEGIVTNVTCGSLLDDNLWHDVSIWRKRQELTFTVDRVVVHRHIRGDSFQLDLNRELYIGGLPNFNQVGVAVVANFTGCIENLYLNDTDIIGWVKRDEIAHTFNKVGHVLYSCQFEQVIPVTFVTPDSVMKVNGYMQRQMNCSLDFRTFSLRGLLLYNKFSVDGYVKLFLDDGILKIEVEGKDTPVVTISPFDERLNDGRWHQTTLVLQKNRIELHVDGHPSITTRLFSLETGSEYLVGGGVQGMRGFIGCMRFLYIEGHYINVLNVPPDRYEGNIVFDACQMVDRCTPNPCEHGGSCGQTATEFFCNCAGTGYTGAVCHLSRHPLACEEYRMQNPKESTASIMVDVDGSGPLAPFPVECIFYPNNRTETLVHHQNEHATDVKGFRDPGSFIRDVVYNAPLEQMVQLVNRSSSCRQRLIYECFNARLFDAGIQDIGTDKFTPYGWWVSRSNQRMDYWGGSIPGSRKCRCGLYGTCKDTNRWCNCDAGLEEWLSDGGELTNRDYLPVRQLRFGDTGSIADSKRARYTLGALQCEGDSLFDHVVTFRYADATMDIYDYDLRHTGDIYFQFKTTIENGVLVHARGPADHIKVLLSGGDQIQLSYKTASGPHGVSVETSYKLNNNEWHIVHIERNKKEARILVDGAQSANVREKPGRAHALNLTSPLVIGATVDYKEGFVGCLRGLMVNGKVVDLLSAVRQGLYGISEGCVGKCASAPCLNGGFCMEGYSDYTCDCQWTPFKGPICADEIGVNLRSDYYVRYDFETTLSTLEEYIRVGFTTTEHHGMIFGVSSRTGEYLNLMMSTSGHLRLVFDFGFERQEITVKNENFALGQIHDIQIKRSHNGERLTIFVDNYEPQVHTFNIRGKADAQFNELKSIYVGRNETMGTGEGFVGCISRVQFDDHMPLRRYFQESRRANVFAHPEGQVREDTCGIEPVTYPPPSVETRPPPTLPYGMYRQPRYSSYATDSAILGGVLAALLAALVIMAIIIGRYVSRHKGEYLTHEDMGAKDATDADTAVVHGVRGHDVQKKKEWFI; this comes from the exons TTATTTGATGGAAATCGTAATGGCGACACGGAAGTGGTCAACACGTTCGACACTCCCATCATCGCCCAGTTCATCCGCATCAACCCATCACGGTGGAGAGACCGCATTTCGTTGCGCCTCGAGCTCTATGGATGTGACTACG TGGCGGAGGCACTCAACTTTGATGGCCAGGCCTACGTCGCGATGGAACTGCGCTGGCGGCCAATCACATCCGTAGAAGACAGCATCCGCTTCCGCTTCCGAACGAACCATGCTGATGGAGTGCTGCTGTACAGCAGGGGTGCACAACGGGACTTTATCGTGCTCCAGCTGATACGGGACCGTTTGATGCTCACCATCGACCTGG GAGGAGAAGGCATAGTGACAAACGTCACCTGCGGAAGCCTCCTGGACGACAACCTGTGGCACGATGTCAGCATCTGGAGGAAGCGTCAGGAACTGACCTTCACGGTGGACCGTGTCGTGGTCCATCGCCACATCCGAGGAGATTCATTCCAGTTGGACTTGAACAGAGAG CTTTATATCGGAGGCCTTCCAAACTTCAACCAAGTGGGCGTAGCGGTCGTTGCCAACTTTACGGGCTGCATCGAGAACCTGTACCTGAACGACACGGACATCATCGGCTGGGTGAAACGGGACGAAATAGCGCACACCTTCAACAAAGTGGGACATGTGCTGTACAGCTGTCAG TTTGAACAAGTGATTCCCGTGACATTTGTGACACCTGACTCAGTAATGAAGGTGAATGGCTACATGCAACGCCAGATGAACTGCAGTCTCGATTTCCGAACCTTCAGCCTCAGGGGGCTCCTACTCTACAACAAGTTTTCTGTTGATGGATATGTTAAG CTGTTCTTGGACGATGGAATACTTAAGATCGAAGTCGAGGGCAAGGACACTCCCGTTGTTACAATAAGTCCTTTTGATG AGCGCCTGAATGATGGCCGGTGGCACCAGACGACGCTCGTGCTCCAGAAGAACCGGATTGAGCTCCACGTCGACGGCCATCCCAGCATCACCACCAGGTTGTTCTCGCTCGAGACTGGCAGCGAATACCTCGTAGGAG GTGGTGTGCAAGGAATGCGGGGATTTATTGGTTGCATGAGATTCCTGTACATCGAGGGTCACTACATTAACGTTCTCAATGTTCCACCGGACCGATATGAGGGCAACATCGTCTTCGACGCGTGCCAAATGGTTGATAG GTGTACGCCAAACCCTTGCGAGCACGGAGGGAGCTGCGGACAGACTGCCACGGAATTCTTCTGCAACTGCGCAGGCACCGGTTACACCGGAGCAGTGTGCCATCTGT CCAGACACCCGTTGGCGTGCGAAGAATACAGGATGCAGAACCCCAAGGAATCCACTGCCAGCATCATGGTTGACGTGGATGGGAGCGGACCTCTGGCACCTTTTCCTGTCGAGTGCATTTTCTATC CAAACAACCGCACAGAGACTCTGGTGCATCACCAGAATGAGCATGCCACGGATGTGAAGGGATTCCGTGACCCAGGCAGTTTCATCAGGGACGTTGTGTACAATGCCCCGCTGGAGCAGATGGTCCAGTTGGTGAATCGCTCCAGCTCCTGCCGGCAGCGGCTCATCTACGAATGTTTCAACGCCCGGCTCTTCGACGCAGGCA TCCAAGACATAGGAACGGACAAGTTCACCCCGTATGGCTGGTGGGTCAGTCGTAGTAACCAGCGGATGGACTACTGGGGCGGGTCCATCCCGGGTTCGCGCAAGTGTCGCTGCGGCCTCTACGGGACGTGCAAGGACACGAATCGTTGGTGCAACTGCGACGCAGGCCTGGAAGAGTGGCTCAGCGATGGAGGGGAACTCACTAATCGAGACTACCTCCCCGTGCGGCAACTACGCTTCGGGGACACTGGCTCTATAGCAGATTCCAAGCGGGCTCGTTACACCCTCGGAGCATTGCAGTGCGAGGGTGACT CACTTTTTGACCATGTGGTGACATTTCGTTATGCGGATGCCACAATGGACATCTACGACTATGACCTGCGGCACACGGGAGACATCTACTTCCAGTTCAAGACCACCATTGAGAACGGCGTTCTGGTACACGCCCGGGGGCCTGCAGACCACATCAAAGTTTTGCTTAGTG GGGGAGACCAAATCCAGTTGTCGTACAAGACGGCAAGCGGTCCACACGGAGTGAGCGTGGAAACGTCTTACAAGCTCAACAACAACGAATGGCACATTGTGCACATCGAACGCAACAAGAAGGAGGCCCGCATCCTGGTAGACGGTGCACAAAGCGCCAACGTGCGAGAGAAACCTGGCAGGGCGCACGCCCTCAACCTCACCAGCCCTTTGGTCATTG GAGCAACTGTAGACTACAAGGAGGGCTTTGTGGGCTGCTTGCGAGGACTTATGGTCAATGGGAAAGTAGTAGACCTCCTCAGCGCCGTCCGTCAGGGCCTCTATGGCATCTCGGAAGGGTGTGTGGGCAAGTGCGCCAGCGCCCCCTGCCTCAATGGAGGCTTCTGTATGGAGGGCTACTCGGATTACACGTGCGACTGCCAGTGGACTCCTTTCAAGGGACCCATCTGTGCTGatg AAATTGGAGTGAATCTCCGTTCGGACTACTACGTCCGATATGACTTTGAAACCACCCTCTCAACGCTGGAAGAGTACATCCGGGTGGGCTTCACCACAACCGAACATCACGGCATGATCTTTGGCGTGTCCTCCAGGACTGGTGAATACCTCAACCTCATGATGTCTACCAGCG GTCACCTGAGGTTGGTGTTTGACTTTGGCTTCGAGAGGCAGGAGATAACGGTCAAGAATGAGAACTTTGCTCTTGGCCAGATCCATGACATACAGATCAAGCGATCTCACAATGGAGAACGACTCACCATTTTT GTGGATAACTATGAACCGCAAGTGCATACCTTCAACATCAGGGGAAAAGCAGATGCTCAGTTTAATGAACTAAAAAGCATCTACGTTGGACGAAATG AAACGATGGGCACGGGCGAAGGCTTTGTGGGCTGCATTTCCCGGGTGCAGTTCGACGACCACATGCCCTTGCGGAGGTACTTCCAAGAGAGTCGGAGGGCCAACGTGTTCGCCCATCCGGAGGGCCAAGTCCGGGAGGACACGTGCGGGATTGAGCCCGTCACGTACCCTCCCCCTTCTGTGGAGACACGGCCACCACCCACGCTGCCCTATGGGATGTACAGACAGCCGAGATATTCGTCCTACGCTACAGACTCTGCCATTCTGGGTG GTGTGCTCGCAGCACTGTTGGCCGCGCTTGTCATCATGGCCATCATCATTGGGCGCTACGTATCCCGTCACAAAGGAGAGTACCTGACGCACGAAGATATGGGAGCCAAGGACGCAACAGACGCGGACACGGCGGTCGTCCACGGTGTCCGCGGACACGATGTGCAGAAGAAGAAGGAGTGGTTCATCTGA
- the LOC135386369 gene encoding neurexin-4-like isoform X3 produces the protein MVDLRSKKTIYAIHTMGKQYSSEFVQEFRLFYGDGGGDFTEYKDKEGNTKLFDGNRNGDTEVVNTFDTPIIAQFIRINPSRWRDRISLRLELYGCDYVAEALNFDGQAYVAMELRWRPITSVEDSIRFRFRTNHADGVLLYSRGAQRDFIVLQLIRDRLMLTIDLGGEGIVTNVTCGSLLDDNLWHDVSIWRKRQELTFTVDRVVVHRHIRGDSFQLDLNRELYIGGLPNFNQVGVAVVANFTGCIENLYLNDTDIIGWVKRDEIAHTFNKVGHVLYSCQFEQVIPVTFVTPDSVMKVNGYMQRQMNCSLDFRTFSLRGLLLYNKFSVDGYVKLFLDDGILKIEVEGKDTPVVTISPFDERLNDGRWHQTTLVLQKNRIELHVDGHPSITTRLFSLETGSEYLVGGGVQGMRGFIGCMRFLYIEGHYINVLNVPPDRYEGNIVFDACQMVDRCTPNPCEHGGSCGQTATEFFCNCAGTGYTGAVCHLSRHPLACEEYRMQNPKESTASIMVDVDGSGPLAPFPVECIFYPNNRTETLVHHQNEHATDVKGFRDPGSFIRDVVYNAPLEQMVQLVNRSSSCRQRLIYECFNARLFDAGIQDIGTDKFTPYGWWVSRSNQRMDYWGGSIPGSRKCRCGLYGTCKDTNRWCNCDAGLEEWLSDGGELTNRDYLPVRQLRFGDTGSIADSKRARYTLGALQCEGDSLFDHVVTFRYADATMDIYDYDLRHTGDIYFQFKTTIENGVLVHARGPADHIKVLLSGGDQIQLSYKTASGPHGVSVETSYKLNNNEWHIVHIERNKKEARILVDGAQSANVREKPGRAHALNLTSPLVIGATVDYKEGFVGCLRGLMVNGKVVDLLSAVRQGLYGISEGCVGKCASAPCLNGGFCMEGYSDYTCDCQWTPFKGPICADEIGVNLRSDYYVRYDFETTLSTLEEYIRVGFTTTEHHGMIFGVSSRTGEYLNLMMSTSGHLRLVFDFGFERQEITVKNENFALGQIHDIQIKRSHNGERLTIFVDNYEPQVHTFNIRGKADAQFNELKSIYVGRNETMGTGEGFVGCISRVQFDDHMPLRRYFQESRRANVFAHPEGQVREDTCGIEPVTYPPPSVETRPPPTLPYGMYRQPRYSSYATDSAILGGVLAALLAALVIMAIIIGRYVSRHKGEYLTHEDMGAKDATDADTAVVHGVRGHDVQKKKEWFI, from the exons TTATTTGATGGAAATCGTAATGGCGACACGGAAGTGGTCAACACGTTCGACACTCCCATCATCGCCCAGTTCATCCGCATCAACCCATCACGGTGGAGAGACCGCATTTCGTTGCGCCTCGAGCTCTATGGATGTGACTACG TGGCGGAGGCACTCAACTTTGATGGCCAGGCCTACGTCGCGATGGAACTGCGCTGGCGGCCAATCACATCCGTAGAAGACAGCATCCGCTTCCGCTTCCGAACGAACCATGCTGATGGAGTGCTGCTGTACAGCAGGGGTGCACAACGGGACTTTATCGTGCTCCAGCTGATACGGGACCGTTTGATGCTCACCATCGACCTGG GAGGAGAAGGCATAGTGACAAACGTCACCTGCGGAAGCCTCCTGGACGACAACCTGTGGCACGATGTCAGCATCTGGAGGAAGCGTCAGGAACTGACCTTCACGGTGGACCGTGTCGTGGTCCATCGCCACATCCGAGGAGATTCATTCCAGTTGGACTTGAACAGAGAG CTTTATATCGGAGGCCTTCCAAACTTCAACCAAGTGGGCGTAGCGGTCGTTGCCAACTTTACGGGCTGCATCGAGAACCTGTACCTGAACGACACGGACATCATCGGCTGGGTGAAACGGGACGAAATAGCGCACACCTTCAACAAAGTGGGACATGTGCTGTACAGCTGTCAG TTTGAACAAGTGATTCCCGTGACATTTGTGACACCTGACTCAGTAATGAAGGTGAATGGCTACATGCAACGCCAGATGAACTGCAGTCTCGATTTCCGAACCTTCAGCCTCAGGGGGCTCCTACTCTACAACAAGTTTTCTGTTGATGGATATGTTAAG CTGTTCTTGGACGATGGAATACTTAAGATCGAAGTCGAGGGCAAGGACACTCCCGTTGTTACAATAAGTCCTTTTGATG AGCGCCTGAATGATGGCCGGTGGCACCAGACGACGCTCGTGCTCCAGAAGAACCGGATTGAGCTCCACGTCGACGGCCATCCCAGCATCACCACCAGGTTGTTCTCGCTCGAGACTGGCAGCGAATACCTCGTAGGAG GTGGTGTGCAAGGAATGCGGGGATTTATTGGTTGCATGAGATTCCTGTACATCGAGGGTCACTACATTAACGTTCTCAATGTTCCACCGGACCGATATGAGGGCAACATCGTCTTCGACGCGTGCCAAATGGTTGATAG GTGTACGCCAAACCCTTGCGAGCACGGAGGGAGCTGCGGACAGACTGCCACGGAATTCTTCTGCAACTGCGCAGGCACCGGTTACACCGGAGCAGTGTGCCATCTGT CCAGACACCCGTTGGCGTGCGAAGAATACAGGATGCAGAACCCCAAGGAATCCACTGCCAGCATCATGGTTGACGTGGATGGGAGCGGACCTCTGGCACCTTTTCCTGTCGAGTGCATTTTCTATC CAAACAACCGCACAGAGACTCTGGTGCATCACCAGAATGAGCATGCCACGGATGTGAAGGGATTCCGTGACCCAGGCAGTTTCATCAGGGACGTTGTGTACAATGCCCCGCTGGAGCAGATGGTCCAGTTGGTGAATCGCTCCAGCTCCTGCCGGCAGCGGCTCATCTACGAATGTTTCAACGCCCGGCTCTTCGACGCAGGCA TCCAAGACATAGGAACGGACAAGTTCACCCCGTATGGCTGGTGGGTCAGTCGTAGTAACCAGCGGATGGACTACTGGGGCGGGTCCATCCCGGGTTCGCGCAAGTGTCGCTGCGGCCTCTACGGGACGTGCAAGGACACGAATCGTTGGTGCAACTGCGACGCAGGCCTGGAAGAGTGGCTCAGCGATGGAGGGGAACTCACTAATCGAGACTACCTCCCCGTGCGGCAACTACGCTTCGGGGACACTGGCTCTATAGCAGATTCCAAGCGGGCTCGTTACACCCTCGGAGCATTGCAGTGCGAGGGTGACT CACTTTTTGACCATGTGGTGACATTTCGTTATGCGGATGCCACAATGGACATCTACGACTATGACCTGCGGCACACGGGAGACATCTACTTCCAGTTCAAGACCACCATTGAGAACGGCGTTCTGGTACACGCCCGGGGGCCTGCAGACCACATCAAAGTTTTGCTTAGTG GGGGAGACCAAATCCAGTTGTCGTACAAGACGGCAAGCGGTCCACACGGAGTGAGCGTGGAAACGTCTTACAAGCTCAACAACAACGAATGGCACATTGTGCACATCGAACGCAACAAGAAGGAGGCCCGCATCCTGGTAGACGGTGCACAAAGCGCCAACGTGCGAGAGAAACCTGGCAGGGCGCACGCCCTCAACCTCACCAGCCCTTTGGTCATTG GAGCAACTGTAGACTACAAGGAGGGCTTTGTGGGCTGCTTGCGAGGACTTATGGTCAATGGGAAAGTAGTAGACCTCCTCAGCGCCGTCCGTCAGGGCCTCTATGGCATCTCGGAAGGGTGTGTGGGCAAGTGCGCCAGCGCCCCCTGCCTCAATGGAGGCTTCTGTATGGAGGGCTACTCGGATTACACGTGCGACTGCCAGTGGACTCCTTTCAAGGGACCCATCTGTGCTGatg AAATTGGAGTGAATCTCCGTTCGGACTACTACGTCCGATATGACTTTGAAACCACCCTCTCAACGCTGGAAGAGTACATCCGGGTGGGCTTCACCACAACCGAACATCACGGCATGATCTTTGGCGTGTCCTCCAGGACTGGTGAATACCTCAACCTCATGATGTCTACCAGCG GTCACCTGAGGTTGGTGTTTGACTTTGGCTTCGAGAGGCAGGAGATAACGGTCAAGAATGAGAACTTTGCTCTTGGCCAGATCCATGACATACAGATCAAGCGATCTCACAATGGAGAACGACTCACCATTTTT GTGGATAACTATGAACCGCAAGTGCATACCTTCAACATCAGGGGAAAAGCAGATGCTCAGTTTAATGAACTAAAAAGCATCTACGTTGGACGAAATG AAACGATGGGCACGGGCGAAGGCTTTGTGGGCTGCATTTCCCGGGTGCAGTTCGACGACCACATGCCCTTGCGGAGGTACTTCCAAGAGAGTCGGAGGGCCAACGTGTTCGCCCATCCGGAGGGCCAAGTCCGGGAGGACACGTGCGGGATTGAGCCCGTCACGTACCCTCCCCCTTCTGTGGAGACACGGCCACCACCCACGCTGCCCTATGGGATGTACAGACAGCCGAGATATTCGTCCTACGCTACAGACTCTGCCATTCTGGGTG GTGTGCTCGCAGCACTGTTGGCCGCGCTTGTCATCATGGCCATCATCATTGGGCGCTACGTATCCCGTCACAAAGGAGAGTACCTGACGCACGAAGATATGGGAGCCAAGGACGCAACAGACGCGGACACGGCGGTCGTCCACGGTGTCCGCGGACACGATGTGCAGAAGAAGAAGGAGTGGTTCATCTGA